In Trichoderma breve strain T069 chromosome 4, whole genome shotgun sequence, the following proteins share a genomic window:
- a CDS encoding sybindin-like family domain-containing protein, whose translation MRALTVFSLIIINKAGGLIYNKTFHDGGLNKISTNDYLVLAGTFHGVHAITARLNPVKPVAQPPAPGTNDPPGRPEPSSGLEVLETENFRMQCFNTLTGTKFLLFTETTQTNVDVTIKKIYDLYADYVMKNPFYSLEMPVRCDIFDRKLLSYIREINNR comes from the exons ATGCGAGCTCT GactgtcttctctctcatcatcatcaacaaggccggcGGTCTGATATATAACAAGACATTCCACGACGGCGGCCTCAACAAAATCAGCACAAATGACTATCTTGTGCTAGCCGGAACTTTTCACGG TGTTCATGCCATCACCGCGCGTTTGAATCCGGTCAAGCCAGTCGCACAGCCCCCTGCTCCTGGCACCAATGATCCGCCTGGCCGACCAGAGCCATCGTCTGGACTAGAGGTCTTGGAGACAGAGAACTTTCGAATGCAGTGCTTTAATACTCTAACGGGCACCAAGTTCCTGCTCTTCACTGAGACCACCCAGACAAATGTGGACGTGACCATTAAGAAGATATACGACTTGTACGCCGATTACGTCATGAAAAATCCCTTTTACTCTCTAGAGATGCCTGTACGATGCGACATCTTTGACCGAAAGCTACTGTCGTACATTAGAGAGATTAACAACCGGTGA
- a CDS encoding translation initiation factor SUI1 domain-containing protein — protein MADTEQPEAPVELQSRNVIYCGVCTLPPEYCEYGGTVKKCQEWLEKNQPAMYERIWSPEALEAAASSLSIDAQKRAAKDAQKKAAKAEAAEQKQATKLATSVVTIKRIERNKKKFVTAVIGLEAFGLDLKKVAKDFGKKFATGSSVTKLPSGGEEIVVQGDVSDELEEFILEKYKDVPEDNIEFVDDKKKK, from the exons ATGGCAGACACAGAACAACCCGAGGCGCCCGTGGAGCTTCAGAGCAGAAATGTGATTTACTGCGGAG TGTGTACTCTGCCTCCAGAG TACTGCGAGTATGGAGGCACCGTCAAGAAGTGCCAGGAATGGCTAGAGAAGAACCAGCCTGCCATGTATGAGAGGATATGGTCCCCAGAGGCTTTGGAAGCCGCCGCTTCGTCTCTCTCGATCGATGCCCAGAAGAGAGCCGCCAAGGACGCgcagaagaaggctgccaaggccgaggctgcagagcaaaagcaggCCACCAAGCTGGCCACGAGCGTCGTTACCATCAAGCGGATcgagagaaacaagaaaaagttTGTCACGGCTGTCATTGGTCTGGAGGCGTTCGGTCTGGATCTGAAAAAG GTTGCCAAGGATTTCGGAAAGAAGTTTGCAACAGGATCCTCCGTGACAAAGCTTcccagcggcggcgaggaaATCGTTGTCCAGGGAGATGTGAGCGACGAACTGGAAGAATTCATTCTGGAAAAGTACAAGGATGTACCAGAGGACAACATCGAGTTCgttgacgacaagaagaagaaatga
- a CDS encoding enoyl-(Acyl carrier protein) reductase domain-containing protein yields the protein MPLKGLLAGKTAIITGGTTGIGRAICLGYLRQGCNVVVNHLGLEKDQKHLDSLIAEAGAILAEDPAAGRLAHEAGDVRQVETAAKLVATAVEHSGPARRLDICVSNAGVCTFADFLTLSPDLLETTFRTNVDGAFYITQAAARQMALHQSPSGGSIIGMSSISALVGGGLQTHYTPTKAGVTSLMQSTAVALGKYGIRCNALLPGTIRTQLNEEDLADDAKRSYMEGRIPLGRTGDPADLAGPAIFLACEELSGYVTGAQLLVDGGLFVNLQ from the coding sequence ATGCCGCTAAAGGGCCTTCTGGCAGGCAAAACCGCGATCATAACAGGCGGAACAACTGGCATCGGACGGGCCATCTGCCTCGGCTATCTTCGTCAGGGATGCAACGTTGTTGTTAACCACCTCGGCCTGGAAAAGGACCAGAAGCACTTAGACTCGCTCATCGCTGAAGCGGGCGCCATCCTAGCAGAGGACCCTGCAGCTGGTCGTCTTGCTCATGAAGCCGGAGACGTGCGTCAGGTTGAGACAGCGGCCAAATTGGTAGCCACGGCGGTTGAACATTCAGGCCCAGCACGGCGCCTCGATATCTGCGTCTCCAACGCCGGAGTGTGCACTTTTGCCGACTTTCTGACGCTGTCGCCGGACTTGCTCGAGACAACGTTTAGGACGAATGTTGATGGAGCCTTTTACATCACACAGGCGGCCGCTCGACAGATGGCACTACACCAGAGCCCCTCAGGCGGCAGCATTATCGGCATGTCGTCCATCTCGGCGCTGGTTGGTGGCGGCCTCCAGACGCATTACACACCGACCAAAGCTGGTGTGACGAGTCTGATGCAGAGTACCGCGGTGGCTCTAGGCAAATACGGCATCCGTTGCAACGCGCTGCTTCCAGGGACCATTCGAACGCAGCTGAACGAGGAGGATCTGGCTGATGACGCCAAGCGGAGCTACATGGAGGGCAGGATACCTCTTGGGCGAACGGGCGATCCGGCGGATTTGGCGGGGCCGGCCATCTTTCTTGCTTGCGAGGAGCTGAGTGGTTACGTGACGGGTGCGCAGCTGCTGGTGGACGGCGGTCTGTTTGTTAATCTACAGTAG
- a CDS encoding von willebrand factor type A domain-containing protein gives MVLEAVMVVVDNSESSRNGDYQPTRFDSQVDAVNVLFQSITQGNPESSVGLMSMGGKGPEVLVTLTTEQGKILEGLHRTKKKIGGSSHLKTGIQIATLALKHRQNRSQRQRIIAFVCSPVEDQEKELVQLAKKMKKGNISVDFVLFGDLDDDATQKKLQAFNEAVKGNEGSHLVVIPPSSKLLSDQLISTPIMLGEGAGAGAGGAGGNDEFEFGFDPAIEPELALALRMSMEEEKARQEKLAKEQEEEAKKASLESVKEENEGSGSGGSADKDKDRGDKMDTS, from the exons ATGGTTCTCGAGGCTGttatggtggtggtggacAACAGCGAAAGCAGCCGAAATGGAGACTACCAACCAACCAGATTCGACTCACAAGTGGACGCCGTAAACGTGCTGTTCCAAAGCATTACTCAGGGCAACCCAGAGTCATCTGTCGGCCTGATGAGCATGGGTGGGAAAGGCCCGGAAGTGCTCGTCACCCTCACCACAGAGCAGGGCAAGATCCTCGAAGGCCTGCAcaggacaaagaagaagattggtGGATCGTCTCACCTAAAGACGGGTATCCAAATTGCGACG CTCGCCCTCAAGCACCGACAGAACCGATCCCAGCGCCAACGAATAATAGCATTTGTTTGCTCCCCCGTCGAAGATCAAGAGAAGGAGCTAGTACAGCTAGctaagaagatgaagaagggcaaCATTTCTGTCGATTTCGTTCTGTTTGGCGacctcgacgatgatgccacgcagaagaagctgcaagcATTCAACGAGGCCGTCAAGGGCAATGAGGGTTCACACTTGGTCGTCATCCCGCCTAGCAGCAAGCTGTTGAGTGACCAGCTGATCTCCACACCCATTATGCTTGGCGAAGGGGCTGGAGCGGgcgctggtggtgctggagGCAACGACGAGTTCGAATTTGGATTTGACCCGGCGATTGAACCCGAGCTGGCTCTTGCTCTGCGCATGAGtatggaggaagagaaggccAGACAAGAGAAGTTGGCAAAGgaacaggaagaagaggcaaagaaggCATCGCTAGAAAGTGTCAAAGAGGAGAACGAAGGCAGTGGCAGTGGAGGCAGTGCGGACAAGGATAAGGACCGCGGTGATAAGATGGATACTTCTTAA
- a CDS encoding fungal specific transcription factor domain-containing protein yields the protein MRSGSEDNKRPSPPSSTSVADRQPEPDSDDQSDNDADPTSQTAKRKRPISVSCELCKQRKVKCDRGQPSCGWCKRHGQKCEYKERKPPGLRAGFGRFLENRSREMELRLDKMEEILRKHSELLQTSPLPSLRPENSESGAHAGRQNLASDHDTQSEASNNLGSSKLYQASHMNNNLFYNSHPSNGPSGPASTEQAHNEYQGRTPLPGGSISGPVSDLPAQQGIAMSTVTPTPGAPLPSTDADDLPPYNLVYNLVDLYFKHINTWCPILHRRTTLDNLFGISDLQEADRILLHAIVATTMRFSSDPRLTEERRQHYHRVSKQKVLLYGMENSSVKSLLALLILALDLCGSSNGPPGWNIMALITRSVVQLGLAVETNSFSVAPHYTSIYTLRAMILPEPKDFIEEESRRRIFWMIYLLDRYATIATAFEFALADTEIDRMLPCRDDMWMENQKVETRWFVTSAQNVDESHQQTLGRPENLGAFAYYIEILGILSKIHKFLKRPVDIGKLTDVEKWQLQYKELDKELTSWNFALPGEFGNMGKVFQPGSRNLNCNWIMLHATYHTAVIRLHSSAAYPTTRSAIFTPSFSAAQRCHGAVENISALGDFVVNNGFLPKLGPPFAFTIWVAARVLLVHGSTVEHKLSPQISFFVDILREMGRYWPVAAGYSGLLQRVLDEHRDSERQGNGVTPSSVKILADMRRTAFDLDFLISRQPRNGPQSHGHLGGMTPAKTPAQNELEYLDVFNFFNVPRLPFGGENLSGATEGLMSNSDMPTGNASLDHPQYQPNEFNITNFMIDANSDWLFKNEGPTF from the exons ATGCGCAGCGGTAGCGAGGATAACAAACGaccgtcgccgccgtcctcCACCTCCGTCGCTGATCGCCAGCCTGAGCCTGACAGCGACGACCAGAGCGACAATGATGCGGACCCGACCTCCCAGACGGCCAAGCGCAAGCGGCCCATCTCAGTTTC ATGCGAGTTATGCAAGCAGCGCAAG GTGAAATGTGATCGCGGCCAGCCTTCGTGTGGTTGGTGTAAACGCCATGGCCAGAAATGCGAATACAAGGAACGAAAACCGCCAGGTTTGCGAGCTGGCTTCGGGAGATTTCTGGAGAATCGAAGTCGCGAAATGGAACTGAGGCTGGACAAAATGGAAGAGATTCTGCGGAAACATTCTGAATTGCTCCAAACATCACCACTGCCATCGCTCCGTCCAGAAAACTCCGAATCTGGTGCGCATGCTGGACGTCAGAATCTTGCGAGCGATCACGATACTCAAAGCGAGGCCAGCAATAATCTAGGCTCATCAAAGCTTTATCAAGCGTCTCACATGAACAACAATTTGTTCTATAATTCTCATCCAAGCAATGGCCCTTCTGGGCCTGCCTCTACGGAACAAGCCCACAACGAGTACCAGGGCCGAACGCCTTTACCTGGCGGTTCCATCTCGGGCCCCGTATCCGACCTTCCGGCTCAGCAAGGCATCGCCATGTCGACGGTTACACCTACGCCAGGCGCACCTCTGCCCTCGACCGATGCTGATGACTTGCCACCCTACAATCTAGTGTACAACCTAGTGGACCTGTATTTTAAACATATCAACACTTGGTGTCCAATACTTCACCGAAGGACTACTCTGGATAATCTGTTTGGTATCTCCGATCTTCAAGAGGCAGACAGAATACTCCTTCATGCCATAGTTGCAACCACTATGCGGTTCTCCAGCGACCCTAGGCTTACTGaagagcggcggcagcattATCACCGCGTCTCAAAGCAGAAAGTCTTACTTTACGGCATGGAAAATTCTTCTGTCAAGTCACTTCTGGCGTTGCTCATACTGGCCCTGGATCTCTGCGGTAGTAGCAATGGCCCTCCCGGGTGGAACATTATGGCCCTCATCACTAGGTCGGTGGTGCAACTGGGATTGGCCGTTGAGACCAATTCTTTCAGTGTGGCGCCTCACTATACCTCGATATACACGCTTCGCGCCATGATTCTTCCCGAGCCAAAAGATTTTATAGAAGAGGAGTCACGAAGGAGGATATTCTGGATGATATATCTTCTCGATAGATACGCAACTATTGCTACTGCCTTTGAGTTTGCGTTGGCCGATACGGAGATTGACCGAATGCTCCCCTGTCGTGACGACATGTGGATGGAGAACCAAAAAGTAGAAACACGATGGTTCGTCACGAGCGCTCAAAATGTTGACGAAAGCCACCAGCAAACACTTGGGAGGCCTGAGAATCTGGGCGCTTTCGCCTACTACATTGAAATCCTCGGAATTCTTTCCAAGATACACAAGTTCTTGAAGCGGCCTGTTGATATCGGGAAGCTTACCGATGTCGAAAAGTGGCAGCTTCAGTACAAGGAGCTTGACAAGGAGCTGACGTCTTGGAATTTCGCTCTTCCTGGGGAGTTTGGGAATATGGGCAAAGTCTTTCAGCCAGGAAGCAGAAATCTCAACTGTAACTGGATCATGCTCCATGCGACCTACCATACCGCTGTTATTCGACTCCATTCCTCAGCGGCCTACCCAACAACTCGATCAGCCATCTTCACGCCATCATTCTCTGCCGCACAAAGATGCCACGGCGCTGTCGAAAATATATCTGCACTAGGAGACTTTGTTGTGAACAATGGCTTCCTGCCAAAATTAGGACCACCATTTGCCTTCACAATTTGGGTTGCTGCGCGGGTGCTTCTAGTCCATGGCTCCACGGTCGAGCATAAGCTCTCGCCCCAAATCTCCTTTTTCGTCGATATCTTGCGCGAGATGGGACGATACTGGCCTGTGGCTGCTGGATACTCTGGGCTATTACAGCGAGTTCTTGACGAGCATCGAGACAGCGAAAGACAAGGCAACGGAGTCACGCCCAGCTCAGTCAAAATCCTTGCCGACATGCGTCGGACGGCATTTGATCTAGACTTTCTAATATCGCGACAGCCGAGAAATGGTCCTCAGAGTCACGGGCATCTAGGGGGCATGACTCCCGCGAAGACGCCAGCACAGAATGAATTGGAGTATCTGGACGTTTTCAACTTCTTTAACGTTCCAAGATTGCCATTTGGCGGAGAGAACCTCTCTGGAGCCACCGAAGGGCTAATGTCAAACTCTGATATGCCTACGGGAAACGCAAGTCTGGATCATCCTCAGTACCAGCCAAACGAGTTTAACATTACCAATTTCATGATTGACGCCAATAGCGACTGGCTGTTCAAAAACGAAGGGCCCACATTTTAA
- a CDS encoding RNA polymerase rpb4 domain-containing protein, which translates to MSNRTSRPKPPPPGNEEASATLNLGEFQHVDTLTLSEAALVLNALVAKRRNDRKNVNETEMLNQTLNYLDHFARFTQKENVEAVERLLSAHKDLAKFERAQLGSLCCENADEAKTLIPSLADKIKDEDLQDLLDEISKLQNR; encoded by the exons ATGTCTAATCGCACATCACGCCCGAAGCCTCCTCCGCCAGGCAACGAGGAAGCCTCTGCGACGCTGAACCTGGGCGAATTCCAGCACGTCGACACCCTCACTCTTTCAGAAGCCGCGCTCGTCCTCAATGCGCTGGTTGCGAAGCGCCGGAACGATCGCAAAAACGTGAACGAGACAGA GATGCTGAACCAAACTCTGAATTACCTGGATCACTTTGCGCGTTTCACGCAGAAGGAGAACGTCGAGGCCGTTGAACGCCTGCTCAGTGCGCACAAGGACTTGGCGAAATTCGAACGCGCACAGCTTG GGTCACTTTGCTGCGAAAACGCCGACGAGGCCAAGACGCTGATTCCGTCCCTAGcagacaagatcaaggatgAAGATTTACAAGATCTGCTGGACGAAATCTCGAAGCTCCAGAaccgatga
- a CDS encoding haloacid dehalogenase-like hydrolase domain-containing protein gives MASLSKEQQTEFYQHVAQVKKDIDERVADSDSMPSSPELASSVSSRDSVSSSIPTPISPIDSSAVADSFVFAFDIDGVLVRGGRPIPEAIEAMKVLDGENEYGMKIPHIFLTNGGGKTEEERCQDLSKQLEREIKPGQFICGHTPMREMAEKYGTVLVIGGEGEKCRLVAEGYGFKDVVTPGDIIKHNAATTPFRKLTPEELANSRERDFDDVVIDAVFVFADSRDWAGDIQIMLDVAMSKGGRLATRSETFDEGPPFYFSHNDVVWSAAHEHVRLGMGALRRMFEITFKDLTGGKGKLHTHAFGKPQVSTFEFAERLMQTWRSTEHGISGPPQTVYFVGDTPESDIRGTNAINDVADNDWYSILVKTGVYQEGTEPTYKPRATVSTVLDAVNHGIQREMRKKVVSSLKRDVLGKSDCVAADPAIFDEDMLVSA, from the exons ATGGCATCTCTCAGCAAGGAGCAGCAGACCGAGTTCTACCAGCATGTGGCTCAGGTCAAGAAGGACATTGACGAGAGAGTAGCGGATTCAGACTCCATGCCCAGCTCACCCGAGTTGGCGTCGTCAGTTAGCTCTAGAGATAGTGTCTCCTCCAGCATCCCAACTCCCATATCCCCCATCGATTCCTCTGCCGTTGCCGactcttttgtctttgcatTTGATATCGATGGCGTGCTTGTCCGAGGTGGTCGCCCTATCCCAGAGGCTATCGAGGCTATGAAAGTACTTGACGGCGAGAACGAATACGGAATGAAGAT TCCTCATATTTTCTTGACCAACGGTGGTGGCAAgactgaagaagagcgctGCCAAGATCTATCAAAACAACTCGAGCGAGAGATCAAGCCCGGCCAGTTCATCTGCGGACACACTCCCATGAGAGAAATGGCTGAGAAGTACGGCACGGTCCTTGTCATTGGaggcgagggcgagaagTGCCGTCTCGTCGCCGAAGGATACGGCTTCAAGGACGTCGTTACACCAGGCGACATTATCAAGCACAACGCTGCCACAACACCCTTCCGGAAGCTGACACCTGAAGAGCTCGCCAACTCCCGTGAGCGAGATTTTGACGATGTTGTCATCGATGCTGTCTTTGTGTTCGCCGACTCTCGTGACTGGGCTGGTGACATTCAGATCATGCTGGATGTGGCCATGTCCAAGGGAGGGCGACTTGCAACTCGCAGTGAGACTTTTGATGAGGGCCCCCCATTCTACTTTTCTCACAACGATGTCGTCTGGTCTGCTGCCCACGAGCATGTCCGTCTCGGCATGGGAGCTCTCCGACGCATGTTTGAAATCACATTCAAGGACCTCACTGGCGGCAAGGGCAAGCTACACACGCACGCCTTTGGCAAGCCTCAAGTCTCGACGTTTGAGTTTGCTGAGCGGCTGATGCAAACCTGGCGAAGCACCGAGCACGGCATCTCTGGTCCTCCCCAGACGGTGTACTTTGTTGGTGATACGCCGGAGAGCGACATCCGTGGCACCAATGCCATCAATGACGTTGCCGACAACGACTGGTACAGCATTCTGGTCAAAACCGGCGTGTACCAGGAGGGCACAGAGCCAACTTACAAGCCTCGCGCTACCGTCTCTACCGTTCTTGATGCTGTGAACCATGGCATCCAGCGTGAGATGCGCAAGAAGGTGGTGTCGTCGCTCAAGCGAGACGTTTTGGGCAAATCAGACTGTGTTGCAGCTGACCCAGCCATCTTTGATGAAGACATGCTTGTCTCTGCATAA
- a CDS encoding methyltransferase domain-containing protein, which produces MAEPTHFIPNNRQPRESSLDRRSRRCLNPIIEEETENVHAQASAKGKRADTSHLNITAWLSPMSDHFPTPRGVHYLAAPILPSSPSTVSADESSPTSFSNSNSWNRTSSVTDGTEFDELYDLYDVSDDEANRGLRRSSSVRRSRGTSMVFEPVIRQPTPLVIPPTRDESDEAWTAVDEFKKITSPLPLTPSANLPMSPAQKDFFGKQQALDIPTISAPPSLDGSLSSEQLATMSSPPTPVIGNDETNTEAPWTGVHLQPGALATLHALSGGDEDEDFEEQDNETAEPNQAQPQQVPEMQQSSLRLVTNFLSQATRENTNVARQSLAGLTRLSIPSPGGFFSGLSPRSRNTWHPRTLSPLDLIPPTSTTAEQFYRCPWNASIDASIPPVPQRDEAEDFYRSVSLMSSAPVEHIVEVQADEINEDDLPTARPILNLQTNTQVSEAAKSPSSPDADDIPTEIVEDYDPSYARKQQLEALSNLDRTGLWLMAQRAYLKGVDDVETNGALETIEEDLDEEDEEDVKLETKTEPESEQKHGQKDVVAKKTVRFSNIITTTVVPKSLPSKLLRKESAYYRAFQDYIVRTQQSDVFVFQQARFEALQAQRVALRTAHHSQLLGKYQLSVVPQSAKKRLSANVVRGDDILLDDPETLRKEKEAEAMKQMTMASWHVAAVKFLNGGKLISAPVTKRLARLSRMAPGKDGVARDRARILDLGGQSSCDWAWHCALLYPNTKVYTVTTKAVRQLSNSNIRGPPNHRQVAVERLTKLPFADNQFDLISARELHSLLKFIGENGEDEWENCLRECMRVLKPGGYLEFSLLDSDIMNAGPLGLAKSVEFGFTLKTLGYDPSPTKLWLGRLARAGFHDVRRAWVCLPVGAKPVVKPPTPPKDSPSGADVKVCQMDAMVMGSTDDIASVCSIAGGWSWERWLLRCEMEKEAGKCLEGVHAVMEEGRNGRAGFRMLNGYARKPLATKA; this is translated from the exons ATGGCTGAGCCAACACACTTTATACCCAACAACCGTCAACCCCGAGAGTCTTCGCTGGATCGAAGATCAAGGAGGTGTCTTAATCCCATAATAGAAGAGGAAACCGAGAATGTTCATGCTCAAGCCAGTGCAAAGGGAAAGAGGGCCGATACGTCGCATCTCAACATCACAGCATGGCTATCACCGATGAGCGATCATTTTCCGACTCCAAGGGGAGTACACTATCTCGCTGCCCCGATCCttccatcatcgccgtcgaCAGTATCAGCCGATGAGAGTTCACCAACATCATTCTCCAACTCGAACTCGTGGAACCGAACCAGTTCAGTTACCGATGGTACCGAATTCGATGAGCTGTACGATCTCTATGATGTATCTGACGATGAAGCGAACCGGGGGCTGCGCCGTTCATCATCCGTCCGAAGATCTCGAGGCACGTCCATGGTTTTTGAACCAGTCATCAGACAACCCACTCCTCTCGTGATCCCACCTACTAGAGATGAGAGTGACGAAGCCTGGACTGCCGTCGATGAGTTCAAGAAGATTACCTCTCCGCTGCCGTTGACCCCATCTGCAAATCTTCCCATGTCCCCTGCGCAGAAGGACTTCTTCGGCAAGCAGCAAGCTTTGGATATCCCTACAATCTCAGCGCCACCGTCTCTTGATGGAAGCCTGTCATCCGAGCAACTCGCTACTATGAGTTCCCCTCCCACTCCGGTGATCGGCAACGATGAGACCAACACCGAAGCCCCCTGGACAGGCGTCCATTTGCAGCCTGGTGCTCTGGCAACTTTACACGCCTTGTCTGGtggggatgaggatgaagactttgaggaGCAAGATAATGAGACTGCTGAGCCCAATCAGGCGCAACCCCAGCAGGTCCCTGAAATGCAACAGAGTTCTCTGCGACTTGTTACCAATTTTTTATCTCAGGCAACTCGGGAGAACACCAATGTTGCCCGTCAGTCTTTGGCGGGGCTTACAAGGCTCAGCATTCCATCTCCCGGCGGCTTCTTTTCTGGATTGTCACCTCGAAGCAGGAATACTTGGCACCCTAGAACCCTCTCGCCGCTCGATTTAATCCCCCCGACATCTACAACAGCAGAGCAGTTTTATCGTTGCCCTTGGAACGCCAGCATCGATGCATCCATTCCCCCAGTTCCTCAGCGGGACGAAGCCGAGGACTTCTACCGAAGCGTGAGCTTGATGTCGTCTGCCCCTGTTGAGCATATCGTAGAGGTTCAAGCCGATGAGATCAACGAGGATGATTTACCTACTGCTAGGCCCATCCTCAATCTCCAGACGAATACCCAAGTAAGCGAGGCCGCCAagtctccttcttctcccgaTGCGGACGATATCCCAACCGAAATCGTTGAAGACTACGACCCTAGCTATGCTCGAAAGCAACAACTGGAAGCCCTTTCCAATCTTGACCGCACTGGGCTGTGGCTTATGGCACAGCGAGCGTATCTCAAAGGcgtggatgatgttgagacTAATGGCGCTTTGGAAACAATTGAGGAAGATttggatgaggaagatgaagaggacgtCAAGTTGGAGACCAAAACTGAGCCTGAATCCGAGCAGAAGCATGGCCAGAAGGATGTCGTGGCAAAGAAGACTGTGCGGTTTTCCAACATCATTACTACAACTGTGGTGCCAAAGAGCCTCCCATCGAAGCTTCTTCGTAAGGAATCCGCCTACTACCGAGCCTTCCAAGACTACATCGTCCGAACTCAGCAAAGCgatgtttttgtttttcaaCAGGCCCGCTTCGAGGCTCTTCAAGCGCAAAGGGTTGCGCTTCGCACTGCTCACCACAGCCAACTGCTGGGAAAGTACCAACTTAGTGTTGTGCCCCAGTCCGCAAAGAAGCGCCTGAGTGCTAACGTCGTGCGCGGCGACGACATTCTGCTTGACGACCCGGAAACGTTGcgaaaggagaaggaggctgaggccatgaagcaaaTGACCATGGCTTCGTGGCATGTTGCTGCAGTGAAGTTCCTCAACGGTGGGAAACTCATTTCTGCACCAGTCACCAAGCGTCTGGCCCGACTCTCGCGAATGGCACCCGGCAAAGATGGTGTTGCTCGCGATAGAGCCAGGATCTTGGACCTTGGCGGCCAGTCGAGCTGCGATTGGGCATGGCACTGCGCCCTCCTGTATCCTAACACCAAGGTTTACACCGTCACCACCAAGGCGGTTCGCCAGCTCTCCAACTCAAACATCCGAGGCCCACCCAACCACCGTCAGGTTGCCGTAGAGCGACTGACCAAGCTTCCCTTTGCGGACAATCAGTTTGATCTGATCTCCGCCCGTGAGCTCCACAGTCTCCTTAAGTTTATTGGTGAGAATGGTGAGGATGAGTGGGAGAACTGCCTTCGCGAATGCATGCGAGTCTTGAAGCCTGGCGGTTACCTTGAGTTTTCCCTTCTCGACTCAGATATCATGAACGCTGGCCCATTGGGCCTTGCTAAGAGCGTGGAGTTTGGCTTCACCCTGAAGACTCTCGGTTATGACCCTAGCCCAACAAAGCTGTGGCTGGGCCGGCTTGCTCGTGCTGGTTTCCACGATGTCCGTCGCGCCTGGGTATGTCTCCCTGTTGGGGCCAAGCCAGTGGTCAAGCCTCCCACTCCTCCCAAGGACAGCCCATCTGGAGCAGATGTCAAGGTCTGCCAGATGGACGCAATGGTTATGGGAAGCACAGATGATATCGCTAGCGTCTGCAGCATCGCTGgcggctggagctgggagcGATGGCTCCTCCGAtgcgagatggagaaa GAAGCGGGCAAGTGTCTCGAGGGTGTCCACGCCGTGATGGAGGAGGGACGCAACGGCAGAGCAGGCTTCCGCATGCTCAACGGGTATGCCAGGAAGCCTCTGGCGACCAAGGCATGA